The proteins below are encoded in one region of Tsuneonella sp. CC-YZS046:
- a CDS encoding bifunctional [glutamine synthetase] adenylyltransferase/[glutamine synthetase]-adenylyl-L-tyrosine phosphorylase, producing the protein MSADWTDGIARAQAHAPFLREGLQRQPELAELLAGGRVDAALAWAAAAGDGADRVEAALRRERLALAVTLALGDLAGAFPLDMVMTRLSDFADRALDAAIAAAIRERAPDEEPAGFFALALGKHGARELNYSSDIDPILLYDPDLLPRRERDDPGEAAQRVARRVVEMLSRQDAEGYVFRVDLRLRPASEVSPLAVSLDAALSHYESSALAWERAAFIRARSAAGDVAAGEAFLAAIRPFIWRRSLDFGAIVEIGRLTQRIRSHYDGPKSPGPGFDLKRGRGGIREVEFFAQTHQLIHGGRNPALRRRGTRHALDALAEAGLIPRDDALLLGQCYDRLRVVEHRLQMVDDRQTHSLPLDPAALDNVARLDGLADGSALLAELNEVTETVGSRFDALLEQMGEGAGSDGPQAGAVALPARLAELGFGDAEAMAARIASWSDGGVRALRSDAARSAFEAVAPDLFKALAAAPDPDGAFLRWEALLVSLPSAVNLFRLLQARPGLLEQLAHILSLAPPLAADLARRADLLDALIDASALDLPGSVPELAERMGRCETGDCYETVLDQIRRVVGELRFALGVQLIEAAHDPLDIARALARTAEAALTVAADATKAEFAAAHGHMPGAELVVLGLGRFGGGALTHASDLDIIYLFSGEPEGESDGRRPLGVTHYFNRLAQRVTGALSVATAEGALYQIDTRLRPQGAQGPLAVSIESFARYQREDAWTWEHMALARARPLYGPEAARKELAGIIAGVLATPRDPAKLKRDALKMRADMAAHKPPRGLLDAKLARGGLVDLEFIVHYLQLREGAAFDPELGKAVRLLIARGLLPAELAEAHDLMTRLLVASRLLAPDTEMPAPAAAAVLARACGCGDVARLLVDFANARRAVAAAWQDNFGTRLEIDDE; encoded by the coding sequence ATGAGCGCGGATTGGACAGATGGCATCGCCCGGGCGCAGGCTCACGCGCCGTTCCTGAGGGAAGGGCTGCAGCGGCAGCCGGAACTGGCCGAACTGCTGGCAGGGGGCCGGGTGGACGCGGCGCTGGCCTGGGCGGCTGCCGCCGGCGACGGCGCGGACCGGGTGGAAGCCGCCCTGCGGCGGGAGCGGCTGGCGCTGGCAGTGACGCTGGCGCTGGGCGATCTGGCGGGCGCCTTCCCGCTCGACATGGTGATGACGCGGCTGAGCGACTTCGCCGACCGCGCGCTGGATGCGGCGATCGCGGCGGCGATCCGCGAGCGCGCTCCGGACGAGGAACCGGCGGGTTTCTTCGCGCTGGCGCTGGGCAAGCACGGCGCGCGCGAACTCAATTACAGCTCCGACATCGACCCGATCCTGCTCTACGATCCGGACCTCCTGCCCCGGCGGGAGCGGGACGATCCGGGCGAGGCGGCGCAGCGCGTGGCCCGCCGGGTGGTCGAAATGCTGAGCAGGCAGGATGCGGAAGGATATGTCTTCCGGGTCGACCTGCGCCTGCGCCCGGCTTCGGAAGTATCGCCGCTCGCGGTGTCGCTGGACGCGGCTCTCAGCCATTATGAATCCAGCGCGCTGGCGTGGGAACGGGCGGCCTTCATCCGGGCCAGATCGGCCGCTGGCGATGTGGCGGCGGGCGAAGCCTTTCTCGCCGCGATCCGGCCCTTCATCTGGCGGCGCAGCCTCGATTTCGGCGCGATCGTCGAGATCGGCCGGCTGACCCAGCGGATTCGCAGCCATTACGACGGCCCGAAATCTCCCGGCCCCGGCTTCGACCTCAAGCGGGGGCGGGGCGGGATTCGCGAGGTCGAATTCTTCGCCCAGACCCACCAGCTGATCCATGGCGGGCGCAACCCGGCGCTGCGCCGGCGGGGCACCCGGCACGCGCTCGATGCGCTGGCCGAAGCCGGACTGATTCCACGGGACGATGCCCTGCTGCTGGGCCAATGCTACGACCGCCTGCGGGTGGTGGAGCACCGGCTGCAGATGGTGGACGACCGGCAGACCCACAGCCTGCCGCTGGACCCGGCCGCGCTCGACAATGTGGCCCGGCTCGACGGGCTGGCCGATGGGTCCGCGCTGCTGGCGGAACTGAACGAGGTGACCGAAACGGTCGGCTCCCGCTTCGACGCCTTGTTGGAGCAGATGGGCGAGGGGGCGGGCAGCGACGGCCCCCAGGCAGGGGCGGTCGCCTTGCCGGCCAGGCTGGCGGAGCTGGGCTTCGGCGACGCGGAAGCGATGGCCGCCCGCATCGCAAGCTGGTCCGACGGCGGGGTCCGCGCCTTGCGCAGCGATGCCGCCCGCTCCGCTTTCGAGGCGGTGGCCCCGGATCTGTTCAAGGCGCTGGCCGCCGCGCCGGACCCGGATGGCGCATTCCTGCGCTGGGAAGCCTTATTGGTTAGTTTGCCAAGCGCAGTTAACCTGTTTCGGCTGCTTCAGGCCCGGCCCGGCCTGCTCGAGCAGCTTGCCCATATCCTCAGCCTCGCGCCGCCGCTGGCGGCGGACCTCGCCCGCCGCGCGGACCTGCTGGATGCGCTGATCGACGCCAGCGCGCTCGACCTGCCGGGCAGCGTGCCGGAACTGGCCGAGCGCATGGGGCGATGCGAAACCGGCGATTGCTATGAAACCGTGCTGGACCAGATCCGGCGTGTGGTGGGGGAATTGCGCTTCGCCCTGGGCGTGCAGCTGATCGAAGCGGCGCACGATCCGCTGGACATCGCGCGGGCGCTGGCGCGCACGGCGGAGGCCGCGCTGACGGTCGCGGCCGACGCGACGAAGGCCGAATTCGCCGCCGCTCATGGCCATATGCCGGGGGCGGAACTGGTGGTGCTGGGCCTGGGCCGCTTCGGCGGCGGGGCGCTGACCCACGCATCCGACCTCGACATCATCTATCTCTTTTCCGGCGAGCCGGAGGGGGAATCCGATGGACGGCGGCCTCTCGGCGTCACGCATTATTTCAACCGCCTCGCCCAGCGCGTCACCGGGGCGTTGAGCGTGGCGACGGCCGAAGGCGCGCTTTACCAGATCGATACGCGGCTGCGCCCGCAAGGCGCGCAGGGGCCGCTGGCGGTGAGCATCGAAAGTTTCGCGCGCTACCAGCGCGAGGATGCGTGGACCTGGGAGCATATGGCGCTGGCGCGCGCCCGGCCGCTCTACGGCCCCGAAGCGGCGCGCAAGGAACTGGCCGGAATCATCGCCGGAGTGCTGGCGACGCCCCGCGACCCGGCGAAGCTGAAACGGGACGCGCTCAAGATGCGGGCCGACATGGCCGCCCACAAGCCGCCGCGCGGCCTGCTCGATGCGAAGCTGGCCCGGGGCGGGCTGGTCGATCTCGAATTCATCGTCCATTATCTGCAATTGCGCGAAGGTGCGGCCTTCGACCCGGAACTGGGCAAGGCGGTGCGGCTGCTGATCGCGCGGGGCTTGCTGCCCGCCGAACTGGCCGAAGCGCATGATCTGATGACTCGCCTGCTGGTGGCCTCGCGCCTGCTGGCGCCCGACACGGAAATGCCGGCCCCCGCCGCCGCCGCGGTGCTGGCGCGGGCCTGCGGCTGCGGCGATGTGGCGAGGCTGCTGGTGGACTTCGCGAATGCCCGCCGCGCGGTGGCCGCGGCCTGGCAGGACAATTTTGGAACAAGGCTGGAGATCGACGATGAGTAA
- a CDS encoding spermidine synthase, whose amino-acid sequence MIQREFIGAAQVPGGEELRLYRHDRDFMIVLDRNELMSTRRSGSEEALATMAWERICGTGKPHILIGGYGMGFTLRAALKVLPADGLVTVVELVPEILEWARGPMAEVTADCLDDPRVRVVRADVAQYIAGAEGEYDAILLDVDNGPDGLVRAENDVLYSGDGLREAKRALAPKGILAIWSAEPDPAFTRRLQKGGFSVDEVRVSARSNGKGAKHTIWFARRG is encoded by the coding sequence ATGATCCAGCGCGAGTTCATCGGCGCGGCGCAAGTGCCCGGCGGGGAGGAACTGCGCCTCTATCGCCACGACCGCGATTTCATGATCGTGCTGGATCGCAACGAACTGATGAGCACGCGCCGCAGCGGCTCGGAAGAAGCGCTGGCGACCATGGCGTGGGAACGGATCTGCGGCACCGGCAAGCCGCACATCCTGATCGGCGGCTATGGCATGGGCTTCACCTTGCGCGCCGCTCTGAAGGTGCTGCCCGCCGATGGCCTGGTCACAGTGGTGGAACTGGTGCCGGAAATCCTCGAATGGGCGCGCGGACCCATGGCCGAAGTGACCGCTGACTGCCTTGACGATCCGCGCGTGCGCGTGGTCCGCGCCGATGTCGCGCAATATATCGCGGGCGCCGAGGGCGAATATGACGCAATCCTGCTCGATGTCGACAATGGACCGGACGGCCTCGTCCGCGCGGAAAACGACGTGCTGTATTCGGGTGACGGCCTGCGCGAGGCGAAACGCGCCCTCGCTCCGAAAGGTATCCTAGCGATCTGGTCCGCCGAACCCGACCCGGCTTTCACCCGCCGCCTTCAGAAGGGGGGCTTCTCGGTGGACGAAGTCCGCGTCAGCGCGCGCAGCAACGGCAAGGGCGCCAAGCATACGATCTGGTTCGCCCGGCGCGGATGA
- a CDS encoding alpha/beta hydrolase yields the protein MTETRFHDLPDGRRIAYRLSRGAGPALLFLPGYMSDMAGGKATAVFDWAVANGRTCLLLDYSGCGESSGDFADGTLSRWRGEVLELADALLPGERIVLIGSSMGGWLMLLAGLALGQNLAGLVGIAPAPDFTDWGYDAAEKAELAAGRAIYQDNPYGPAPTPTYPGLWADGEANRVLQADIPLTCPVRLMHGQADSDVPWDVSLRLAARLRSADVQVLLIKDGDHRLSRDQDIALLLGTVAMLG from the coding sequence ATGACCGAAACGCGATTTCACGATCTCCCCGACGGGCGCCGTATCGCCTACCGCCTCAGCCGGGGGGCGGGGCCGGCCCTGCTGTTCCTGCCCGGCTACATGTCCGACATGGCGGGGGGCAAGGCGACCGCCGTGTTCGACTGGGCCGTGGCGAACGGGCGGACCTGCCTGCTGCTGGATTATTCGGGCTGCGGGGAAAGCTCCGGCGATTTCGCCGACGGCACGCTCAGCCGCTGGCGCGGCGAGGTGCTGGAACTGGCCGACGCCTTGCTGCCGGGGGAGCGAATCGTCCTGATCGGCTCCTCCATGGGCGGCTGGCTGATGCTGCTGGCGGGACTGGCCCTGGGCCAAAATCTGGCCGGGCTGGTCGGCATCGCGCCCGCGCCGGACTTCACCGACTGGGGCTATGACGCGGCGGAAAAGGCGGAGCTGGCCGCCGGTCGCGCGATCTATCAGGACAATCCCTACGGCCCCGCGCCGACGCCGACCTATCCCGGATTATGGGCGGATGGAGAGGCGAACCGGGTGCTGCAGGCCGACATTCCCCTGACCTGCCCGGTCCGGCTGATGCACGGGCAGGCCGATTCCGACGTGCCCTGGGATGTTTCGCTGCGGCTCGCGGCGCGGCTGCGTTCAGCCGATGTGCAGGTGCTTCTCATCAAGGATGGCGATCATCGCCTGTCGCGCGATCAGGATATTGCCCTGCTTCTGGGCACGGTCGCCATGCTGGGCTGA
- the thrS gene encoding threonine--tRNA ligase gives MSEVLKISLPDGSVRDMPAGSSPADVAAAIGPGLAKAALAARVNGEVRDLTRPFEGDAQLALITSRDEADALELVRHDYAHVLAEAVQSLFPGTQITFGPATDDGFYYDFAPPKIDGRDRPFTDDDLPAIEAEMRRIIAADKPLRREEWTRDRLIGWFREQGESFKAEWAAELPEGEALTVYHSGEDWLDLCRGPHLPSTGKLDPAAFKLTRVSGAYWRGDQKNAMLSRIYGTGWLNKKQLDAHLTRLEEAAKRDHRKLGQEMDLFHLQQEAHGSVFWHPKGYLIWRELEAYMRRAIDGAGYREVKTPQVMDARQWEQSGHWGKYRENMFVIPDEVPNVEDEGPIVSQDADWMALKPMNCPAHVLIFRQGIKSYRDLPLRIYENGCCHRNEPHGALHGLMRVRQFTQDDAHIFCREDQIVDEVRAFCELADRVYKHFGFSYSIKLALRPENRFGTEEMWDQAETELRNAVIAAGLATEEYGWEELPGEGAFYAPKLEWHLTDAIGRTWQVGTIQSDRVLPDRLDAGYIAEDGERHRPIMLHRAIFGSYERFIGILIEHFAGRLPLWLAPVQAVVATIVSDADGYALDVERKLRAAGLRAESDLRNEKINYKVREHSVAKVPHLLVVGKREAEEGTVAIRTLGEQQQKVMSLEEAIAMLKAEATPPDLR, from the coding sequence ATGAGCGAAGTTTTGAAGATCAGCCTCCCCGATGGTTCGGTGCGCGACATGCCCGCCGGTTCGTCCCCCGCCGATGTGGCGGCGGCGATCGGCCCGGGCCTGGCCAAGGCGGCGCTGGCCGCGCGTGTGAACGGCGAGGTGCGCGATCTCACCCGGCCGTTCGAGGGGGATGCGCAACTCGCGCTCATCACCAGCCGGGACGAGGCGGATGCGCTGGAGCTGGTGCGGCACGATTACGCGCATGTGCTGGCGGAAGCGGTGCAATCGCTGTTCCCCGGCACGCAGATCACTTTCGGCCCGGCCACCGACGACGGCTTCTATTACGATTTCGCGCCGCCAAAAATCGATGGCAGGGACCGGCCCTTCACCGATGACGACCTGCCCGCGATCGAGGCAGAGATGCGCCGCATCATCGCCGCCGACAAGCCGCTGCGGCGCGAGGAATGGACGCGCGACCGGCTGATCGGCTGGTTCCGCGAGCAGGGCGAGAGCTTCAAGGCGGAGTGGGCGGCGGAACTGCCGGAAGGCGAGGCGCTGACGGTGTATCATTCCGGCGAGGACTGGCTCGACCTGTGCCGGGGGCCGCATCTGCCCTCCACCGGCAAGCTCGACCCGGCGGCGTTCAAGCTCACCCGCGTGTCGGGCGCCTATTGGCGCGGCGACCAGAAGAACGCGATGCTCAGCCGCATCTACGGCACCGGCTGGCTCAACAAAAAGCAGCTCGACGCGCATCTGACCCGGCTTGAAGAGGCGGCGAAGCGCGACCACCGCAAGCTGGGGCAGGAGATGGACCTGTTCCACCTGCAGCAGGAAGCGCATGGCAGCGTGTTCTGGCACCCCAAGGGCTACCTGATCTGGCGCGAGCTGGAAGCCTATATGCGCCGCGCGATCGACGGCGCGGGCTATCGCGAGGTCAAGACCCCGCAGGTGATGGACGCGCGCCAGTGGGAGCAGTCCGGCCACTGGGGCAAATATCGCGAGAACATGTTCGTCATCCCCGACGAGGTGCCGAATGTGGAGGACGAAGGCCCGATCGTCTCGCAGGATGCGGACTGGATGGCGCTCAAGCCGATGAACTGCCCGGCCCATGTGCTGATCTTCCGCCAGGGCATCAAGAGCTATCGCGACCTGCCCCTGCGCATCTACGAGAACGGCTGCTGCCACCGCAACGAGCCGCATGGCGCGCTGCACGGGCTGATGCGGGTGCGCCAGTTCACGCAGGACGACGCGCATATCTTCTGCCGCGAGGACCAGATCGTCGACGAGGTGCGCGCCTTCTGCGAGCTGGCGGACCGGGTCTACAAGCACTTCGGCTTCAGCTACTCCATCAAGCTGGCGCTGCGCCCGGAGAACCGCTTCGGCACCGAGGAAATGTGGGACCAGGCCGAGACGGAACTGCGCAACGCGGTGATCGCGGCGGGCCTCGCCACCGAGGAATACGGCTGGGAGGAACTGCCCGGCGAAGGCGCGTTCTATGCCCCCAAGCTGGAATGGCACCTGACTGACGCCATCGGCCGCACCTGGCAGGTCGGCACCATCCAGTCCGACCGGGTGCTGCCGGACCGGCTCGATGCAGGATATATCGCCGAGGATGGCGAGCGCCATCGCCCGATCATGCTCCACCGCGCGATCTTCGGCAGCTACGAGCGCTTCATCGGCATCCTGATCGAGCACTTCGCGGGCAGGCTGCCGCTCTGGCTCGCGCCGGTGCAAGCGGTGGTGGCGACCATCGTGTCCGATGCCGATGGCTATGCGCTGGACGTAGAGCGCAAGCTGCGCGCGGCGGGACTCCGCGCCGAAAGCGACCTGCGCAACGAGAAGATCAACTACAAGGTGCGCGAGCATTCGGTGGCGAAGGTCCCGCATCTGCTGGTGGTCGGCAAGCGCGAAGCGGAGGAAGGCACCGTCGCCATCCGCACCCTGGGCGAGCAGCAGCAGAAGGTGATGAGCCTCGAGGAGGCCATCGCCATGCTGAAGGCCGAGGCGACTCCGCCCGATCTGCGCTGA
- a CDS encoding agmatine deiminase family protein: MTLRMPPEWAPQDWLWIGFPHDAEEWPGVLERAQRQIAGFASAVAESGQEVRLLVRDERNEARARELASAKVILERRAYGDVWLRDTGPLVVADGAGKRVARRFGFNGWGGKYLMDGDQTIGAELAADAGLAVEHCDWVLEGGAVDGDGTGLAVTTRQCLLNPNRNPQLAREEIEARLARDLGFDRMLWLGDGLINDHTDGHVDNLARFVAPGALALPLATGPDDPNAAIYADARARAADFGVAIRDVPSPGRIVTGDHVEPASYMNFTIASRLVVVPTFGSPHDADGVAAVAALFPDRDTIGLPGDAVLAGGGGFHCSSQQMPSARS; the protein is encoded by the coding sequence ATGACATTGCGAATGCCACCCGAATGGGCGCCACAGGACTGGCTGTGGATCGGCTTCCCCCATGATGCCGAGGAATGGCCCGGCGTGCTGGAACGCGCGCAGCGGCAGATCGCCGGTTTCGCCAGCGCGGTGGCGGAAAGCGGGCAGGAAGTCCGCCTGCTGGTGCGCGACGAGCGGAACGAGGCGCGCGCGCGGGAACTGGCCAGCGCGAAGGTGATCCTCGAGCGCCGCGCCTATGGCGACGTCTGGCTGCGCGACACCGGCCCGCTGGTGGTGGCGGACGGCGCGGGCAAGCGCGTCGCCCGGCGCTTCGGCTTCAACGGCTGGGGCGGGAAATATCTGATGGACGGGGACCAGACCATCGGCGCGGAGCTGGCCGCCGATGCCGGCCTGGCGGTGGAGCATTGCGACTGGGTGCTGGAAGGCGGCGCGGTGGACGGCGATGGCACCGGGCTGGCCGTCACCACCCGGCAATGCCTGCTCAACCCCAACCGCAACCCGCAGCTTGCCCGTGAAGAAATCGAGGCGCGGCTGGCCCGCGACCTGGGGTTCGACCGGATGCTGTGGCTGGGCGACGGGCTTATCAACGACCACACCGACGGCCATGTCGACAATCTGGCCCGCTTCGTGGCGCCGGGCGCGCTCGCCCTGCCGCTGGCGACCGGGCCGGACGACCCCAACGCCGCGATCTATGCCGATGCGCGGGCGCGCGCCGCCGATTTCGGCGTGGCGATCCGCGACGTGCCTTCGCCCGGCCGGATCGTGACCGGGGATCATGTGGAACCCGCCAGCTATATGAACTTCACCATCGCCTCCCGTCTGGTGGTCGTGCCGACCTTCGGTTCCCCGCATGACGCGGATGGGGTGGCGGCGGTGGCCGCGCTGTTCCCGGACCGCGACACCATCGGCCTGCCCGGGGATGCGGTGCTGGCGGGTGGCGGCGGCTTCCATTGCTCCAGCCAGCAGATGCCCTCGGCGCGGAGCTGA
- a CDS encoding LLM class flavin-dependent oxidoreductase — protein sequence MIPLSVLDLAPVSEGSGVREAMAATALLARAAEEAGYARFWIAEHHGMDGISGGATAVVLAHVGHATSTIRIGAGGIMLPNHNPFVIAEQFGTLDALFPGRVDLGLGRAPGADGRLMNALRKDIGRAAEFFPQDVAELRAYFSADPALPLKPTPGLGAEVELWVLGSSLFGAQLAAAMGLPYAFASHFAPDHLDEALKLYRARFQPSPALEKPHVMVAMNVFTAETDRDARTLASSQEQMFVAIRSGLTPRVQPPVPDYRDSLPPTAQGLLAHVGQASAVGSPETVREAVGRFIERTGADELILSGATFEPAARRHSLRLTMEALRG from the coding sequence ATGATCCCGCTGTCCGTCCTCGATCTGGCGCCGGTGAGCGAAGGCAGCGGGGTGCGCGAGGCGATGGCGGCCACCGCCTTGCTGGCCCGAGCGGCGGAGGAAGCGGGATACGCCCGGTTCTGGATTGCCGAGCATCACGGCATGGACGGCATTTCCGGCGGCGCGACCGCCGTGGTGCTGGCCCATGTGGGCCATGCCACCTCCACCATCCGCATCGGCGCGGGCGGGATCATGCTGCCCAATCACAACCCCTTCGTGATCGCGGAGCAGTTCGGCACGCTGGATGCGCTGTTCCCGGGCCGCGTCGATCTTGGCCTGGGCCGCGCGCCGGGCGCGGACGGGCGGCTGATGAACGCCCTGCGCAAGGATATCGGCCGGGCCGCCGAATTCTTCCCGCAGGACGTGGCCGAGCTGCGCGCCTATTTCAGCGCGGACCCGGCCCTGCCGCTCAAGCCCACCCCGGGGCTGGGCGCCGAGGTGGAGCTGTGGGTGCTCGGCTCGAGCCTGTTCGGGGCGCAGCTGGCGGCGGCGATGGGCCTGCCCTATGCCTTCGCCTCCCATTTCGCGCCCGACCATCTCGACGAGGCGCTGAAGCTCTATCGCGCCAGATTCCAGCCTTCGCCTGCGCTGGAAAAGCCGCATGTGATGGTCGCCATGAATGTCTTCACCGCCGAAACCGATCGGGACGCCCGGACGCTGGCCTCCTCGCAGGAGCAGATGTTCGTGGCCATCCGCTCGGGCCTGACCCCCCGGGTGCAGCCGCCTGTCCCCGATTACCGGGACAGCCTGCCGCCCACCGCCCAGGGCCTGCTGGCCCATGTCGGGCAGGCCAGCGCGGTCGGCAGCCCGGAAACCGTGCGCGAGGCGGTGGGCCGCTTCATCGAACGCACCGGGGCCGACGAGCTGATCCTTTCCGGCGCCACGTTCGAGCCTGCCGCGCGCCGCCATTCCCTCCGTCTCACTATGGAAGCACTTCGCGGCTAG
- a CDS encoding M28 family metallopeptidase — MIRFLAAAAALIGLASCAGAGGAGPKTGAAAIPDVPPGEIAEQTMRDVTRTLSADEFEGRAPGTPGEEKTLAYLVERFTAAGLQPGNEGSWFQDVPLVEITGKEYGPLILRKGDETRRFDYGSDWVGVTYRTEPRIDLKASELVFVGYGIVAPERGWNDYAGIDMRGKTAVILVNDPDYDAKGLKGTFNGRAMTYYGRWTYKFEEAARQGAAAALIVHDTFPAAYGWNVVESSWSGPQAYAGGKVDGPPPTLMNGWVQKPVAEQILAAAGQDLARLSAAAKSPDFRPVPLGITVSTGFDNSFRQLTSKNVVGILPGRERPDEYVLYTAHWDHLGRCTANEAGDDICNGAIDNATGTATLVALAEANRAAGAAARSQVFLAVTAEESGLIGSDYYAAHPVYPLDRTVGGVNIDALSLAGPARDVTVVGGGKSGLDAYLAKALRETGRYATPDPTPEKGFYYRSDHFSFAKRGVPMLYVDGGEDLVKGGRKAGRAWAADYTQHRYHGPDDEYDPGWDWSGVMRDLQLYYRVGRMLAETTDWPNWREGDEFRHIRDESCASPGGGC, encoded by the coding sequence ATGATCCGTTTCCTTGCCGCCGCAGCCGCCCTGATCGGTCTGGCATCCTGTGCCGGCGCGGGCGGGGCCGGGCCGAAGACGGGCGCGGCCGCCATTCCCGACGTGCCGCCCGGCGAGATTGCCGAACAGACCATGCGGGACGTCACCCGCACTCTTTCTGCCGACGAGTTCGAAGGCCGCGCACCGGGAACGCCGGGCGAGGAAAAGACGCTGGCCTATCTGGTCGAGCGCTTCACGGCTGCGGGATTGCAGCCCGGCAACGAGGGAAGCTGGTTTCAGGACGTTCCGCTGGTGGAGATCACCGGCAAGGAATACGGCCCGCTGATCCTGCGCAAGGGCGATGAAACCCGGCGCTTCGACTATGGCAGCGACTGGGTGGGCGTGACATATCGAACGGAACCCCGGATCGACCTGAAAGCGAGCGAGCTGGTCTTCGTGGGCTACGGCATCGTCGCGCCGGAACGCGGCTGGAACGATTATGCCGGCATCGACATGAGGGGGAAGACCGCCGTCATTCTCGTCAACGATCCGGACTATGACGCGAAGGGCCTGAAGGGCACCTTCAACGGCCGGGCGATGACCTATTACGGGCGCTGGACCTACAAGTTCGAGGAAGCGGCCCGGCAGGGCGCGGCGGCCGCGCTGATCGTGCACGATACCTTCCCCGCCGCCTATGGCTGGAACGTGGTGGAATCGAGCTGGTCCGGCCCGCAGGCCTATGCCGGTGGAAAGGTGGACGGCCCGCCGCCGACCCTGATGAACGGCTGGGTGCAGAAGCCGGTCGCCGAGCAGATCCTGGCTGCCGCCGGGCAGGATCTGGCCCGGCTTTCGGCCGCCGCGAAAAGCCCCGATTTCAGGCCGGTCCCGCTCGGAATCACGGTTTCGACCGGCTTCGACAACAGCTTCCGGCAGCTGACCTCGAAGAATGTGGTGGGCATCCTGCCGGGGCGGGAGCGGCCGGACGAATATGTGCTCTACACCGCGCATTGGGATCATCTCGGCCGCTGCACCGCCAACGAGGCGGGGGACGACATCTGCAACGGGGCGATCGACAACGCCACCGGCACCGCCACGCTGGTCGCGCTCGCCGAAGCGAATCGCGCCGCGGGCGCCGCCGCGCGCAGCCAGGTGTTCCTGGCGGTGACGGCGGAGGAATCCGGCCTGATCGGTTCGGACTATTATGCCGCCCATCCGGTCTATCCGCTCGACCGCACGGTGGGCGGGGTCAATATCGACGCCCTCTCGTTGGCCGGCCCGGCGCGCGACGTCACCGTGGTCGGCGGCGGCAAGTCGGGCCTCGACGCCTATCTCGCCAAGGCGCTACGCGAGACGGGGCGCTATGCCACGCCCGACCCGACCCCGGAAAAGGGCTTCTATTACCGCTCCGATCATTTCAGCTTCGCCAAGCGTGGCGTGCCGATGCTCTATGTGGATGGCGGGGAGGATCTGGTGAAGGGCGGGCGCAAGGCGGGCAGGGCCTGGGCCGCGGATTACACGCAGCATCGCTATCACGGGCCGGACGACGAATATGATCCCGGCTGGGACTGGAGCGGGGTGATGCGGGATCTCCAGCTCTATTACCGGGTCGGCCGGATGCTGGCTGAAACCACAGATTGGCCCAACTGGCGCGAAGGCGACGAATTCCGCCATATCCGCGATGAAAGCTGCGCGAGCCCGGGCGGCGGCTGCTGA